In a single window of the Pseudodesulfovibrio profundus genome:
- a CDS encoding FAD-dependent oxidoreductase: MSPLFSKSNDDWFLPEDVRKQLLKTFDSLKNTVVLETFAQPGENDEFAEYMNKFCRDLAKLTDKIVVREHEIPSARAEELGVTASPTLCINPDDYYIRFLGAPVGEEGKAFITAIVLVSLGMHGLSDVSGPLLEQLNEERMVQVFVSPTCPYCPGQSMSAIKGAIAKPGLIKAEIVEMNENPELTKRYNVGSVPHTIINDGAHSALGLMPEERFIVEMIYLKDAEELLAEGALPGMDGKHIPSQYGNIEPGEVDLVIIGAGPAGLTAGIYAIRAGLTAVVLEKNIVGGQVALTPVVENYPGFANVPGKQLMDIMSEHAREYTPVHEGEGVESIQMGDPEKDEPMIITTNRGQYTTKGIILSTGAVYRQLGAPGETRYFGRGINYCASCDGYLYKGKKVAIIGGGNTALTDALHLKNLGVDVTIIHRRDTFRAQQSLQDSIEHEGIPVLWNTVVEEIQGDEMRVNNLQLRNIKDGTMTNLSVDGAFIAIGQVPTTDLAKEMGVTIKEDGYVEVDTTMRTNIPRVYAAGDITGGLQQIVTAIGEGSIAAMSAFEDLSHPYWKK; this comes from the coding sequence ATGAGCCCCCTTTTCAGCAAGTCCAATGACGACTGGTTTCTCCCGGAAGACGTTCGCAAGCAGTTGCTCAAGACCTTTGACAGCCTCAAGAACACCGTCGTGCTCGAAACATTCGCCCAACCCGGCGAAAATGACGAGTTCGCCGAATACATGAACAAATTCTGCCGTGATCTGGCAAAACTCACCGACAAGATAGTTGTCAGGGAACACGAGATTCCGTCGGCTCGCGCCGAAGAGTTGGGCGTGACCGCATCTCCGACCCTCTGCATCAATCCGGACGACTACTATATTCGTTTTCTCGGCGCCCCGGTGGGGGAAGAAGGCAAGGCGTTCATCACCGCCATTGTCCTTGTGTCGCTCGGTATGCATGGGTTGTCCGACGTTTCCGGGCCGTTGCTTGAACAACTGAACGAAGAGCGGATGGTGCAGGTTTTCGTCAGCCCGACCTGCCCGTACTGCCCCGGTCAATCCATGAGCGCCATCAAGGGCGCCATTGCCAAGCCGGGACTGATCAAGGCCGAGATCGTGGAAATGAACGAAAACCCGGAACTGACCAAGCGGTACAATGTCGGGTCGGTTCCGCATACCATCATCAATGACGGCGCACACAGCGCGTTGGGGCTGATGCCCGAGGAGCGTTTCATTGTCGAAATGATCTATCTCAAGGATGCAGAGGAATTGCTCGCTGAAGGCGCGCTGCCCGGCATGGACGGCAAACATATCCCATCCCAGTACGGGAACATTGAACCGGGTGAAGTGGATCTCGTGATCATCGGAGCCGGCCCCGCCGGACTGACGGCCGGGATATACGCCATCCGAGCGGGATTGACGGCCGTGGTTCTTGAGAAGAACATTGTCGGCGGTCAGGTGGCGTTGACCCCCGTGGTCGAAAACTATCCCGGATTTGCCAATGTCCCCGGCAAGCAGCTCATGGATATCATGAGCGAGCACGCCCGCGAGTACACCCCTGTTCATGAAGGCGAAGGTGTTGAGTCCATCCAAATGGGCGACCCGGAAAAGGATGAGCCCATGATCATCACCACCAATCGCGGCCAATACACCACCAAGGGAATCATCCTTTCCACCGGTGCCGTGTACCGCCAGCTTGGTGCCCCGGGCGAAACCCGCTACTTCGGGCGCGGCATCAACTACTGCGCCTCCTGCGACGGCTATCTGTACAAGGGCAAGAAGGTCGCCATCATCGGCGGCGGTAATACCGCACTGACCGATGCCCTCCACCTGAAGAACCTTGGTGTGGATGTCACCATCATCCACCGCCGGGATACGTTCCGCGCCCAGCAATCATTGCAGGATTCCATCGAACACGAAGGGATTCCCGTTCTCTGGAATACCGTCGTCGAAGAAATTCAGGGCGACGAGATGCGCGTGAACAATCTGCAACTTCGCAATATCAAAGACGGCACCATGACCAACCTATCCGTAGACGGCGCATTCATCGCCATCGGGCAGGTACCCACCACGGACCTGGCAAAGGAAATGGGTGTGACCATCAAGGAAGACGGATATGTGGAGGTGGACACAACCATGCGCACCAATATCCCGAGAGTCTATGCTGCCGGTGACATCACCGGCGGGCTGCAACAAATTGTCACAGCCATTGGTGAAGGGTCCATCGCGGCCATGAGCGCCTTTGAAGACCTGAGCCACCCCTACTGGAAAAAATAG